The Deltaproteobacteria bacterium genomic interval CGCAGCACCACGTAGGCCAGGCGCTTGTAGAGCGGCGACTGCACGCGCGCGTACGCGGCCTGCCACTGCTCGGCGTGGGTGCTCAGGTCTTCCATCGCCTCAGTTGCTCACTCGCCGCAAGAACGCCACCAGGCGATCGCCGTAGTCGTCCCACGAACACCCGCTCTCCGTAGCGGTCTTCGCCGCGCGGCCCATCTCCTCGCGCAACTCCGGGCGCTCGTAGAGCCGCAGCAGTCGCTCCTTGAGCGCTTCCACGTCGCGAATGGGGATCACGTACCCGCTCTTTCCCTCGGTGACGATGTCCGCCGCGCCGGTGTTCTCGGTGACGATCACCGGGAGGCCGCACGCCATGGCCTGCGGGACGACCATGCCGAAGCCGTCGGCGATCGACGGGAGCACGAACACGGAGCACTGGGCGTAGAGCTGCTGGAGCTCGTGCTGCGGGAACGACCCCTTGAAGACGACGTTGTCGGCCCGGTAGCGCTCGATCACCGGCTTGAGCGAGGTGCTCTGGAGGCCGCCGCCGACGAACCAGAGCTCCGAACGGGGCAGCTTCAGCTCGTGGAAGGCCCGTAGCAGGTACTGCACGCCCTTGCCCTGGTGGATGCCGCCCACCTGGATCACGCGGAAGACATCGTCGTGCTTCACGCCGGGACGGAAGTGCGTCAGGTTCACGCCCGGGTTGTTGGGGAAGATCTTCTCCTCGGGAACTCCCTGCGAGACGAGGGTGCGCTTGGCCCTCTCGCTGAGCGTGAGGATCCAGTCGGCCTCGAGGAATTCCTCCTGCTGCTGCTCGAGCATCCACTCCCACGGCAGGTGACCGGCGGAGGGGAGGCCCCAGAGCTCCCGCTCCTCGAGCTGGAGCTGCCGCTCGAGGCGCTGGTGGATGCTGCCGTGGTCGATCACGCTGATCGCGCCCTGGCGGCGGGCCCGCCGCACGGCCTCGAGGGAGAAGGCCGACAGTCCGATGAAGACCTCCGTGTCGCGGGGGAGGTGGCGCGCGAGCCGCACCTCGAACTCGTGGTGCACCGAGCGGGCCAGCCGATCGCGTGCCGCGTCGTCGAGCCACGCGGCGCTGTGCGAGACGAGCTGCGCGTAGATGCCGTTGGCGAGGAGCGAGTCGACCTTCTGGTCCGGGATCCCCCAGCGCCGGGTCATGAACTTGGGGTAGTCGTTGATCAGGCGGTGCAGCACGCCGTGACGATGGAGCTGCGCGGCCTGGTCGAAGATCCAGAAACGACTACGGCACGAAGTTACGACTTTCATTCCAAACCTCTCTGCGGCGCCGAACGCGGCGGCGCGCAGGGCTACGACCTACTTGCTCCGGCGGTCCACGAGGGCCCGCCGGGTCCAGCGGATGAACATCAACAGATCCTGCGACTCCCGCCGACGGAAGAGATACCCGAGCGGGACTACGCTCGCAGTGAAGACGGCCACTCCCGCCACGAGCGCGACGGCGGTGCTCGCAGGGAGCGAGAGAGGCACCGCGCCCCGCACCCAGCCGCCGAGCAGCATGCTCAGGTATAGCAGCAGCGAGAGCACGAGCACGTCGAGCGAGCGGAGGTTGAGCTGCACGAGCCGGCGCGTCGCCACGCCGGTGATCACGAGCCCGATGAAGCTGGCCACGACCCAGCCGATCACGTAGCCCTTGAGGTCATAGAGCCACCCCCCGGCCCCGGCGAAACCCCAGAGCAGCGCGGACTGGACGACGTTGAGCGCGA includes:
- a CDS encoding glycosyltransferase family 4 protein encodes the protein MKVVTSCRSRFWIFDQAAQLHRHGVLHRLINDYPKFMTRRWGIPDQKVDSLLANGIYAQLVSHSAAWLDDAARDRLARSVHHEFEVRLARHLPRDTEVFIGLSAFSLEAVRRARRQGAISVIDHGSIHQRLERQLQLEERELWGLPSAGHLPWEWMLEQQQEEFLEADWILTLSERAKRTLVSQGVPEEKIFPNNPGVNLTHFRPGVKHDDVFRVIQVGGIHQGKGVQYLLRAFHELKLPRSELWFVGGGLQSTSLKPVIERYRADNVVFKGSFPQHELQQLYAQCSVFVLPSIADGFGMVVPQAMACGLPVIVTENTGAADIVTEGKSGYVIPIRDVEALKERLLRLYERPELREEMGRAAKTATESGCSWDDYGDRLVAFLRRVSN